One segment of Macaca fascicularis isolate 582-1 chromosome 4, T2T-MFA8v1.1 DNA contains the following:
- the CEP43 gene encoding centrosomal protein 43 isoform X6: MTGQIPRYKGQGKKKTSGQKAGDKKANNEANQSDTSVSLSEPKSKSSLHLLSHETKIGSFLSNKTLDGKDKAGLCPDEDDMEGDSFFDDPIPKPEKTYGLRSEPRKQPGSLASLSDAPPLKSGLSSLAGAPSLKDSESKRGNTVLKDLKLISDKIGSLGLGTGDDDDYVDDFNSTSHRSEKSEISIGEEIEEDLSVEIDDINTSDKLDDLTQDLTVSQLSDVADYLEDVA; this comes from the exons aaAGCCAACAATGAGGCCAATCAGAGTGATACAAGTGTCTCTCTGTCAGAACCCAAGAGCAAAAGCAGCCTTCACTTACTGTCCCATGAAACAAAGATTGGATCTTTTCTAAGCAACAAAACTTTAGATGGCAAAGACAAAGCCGGCCTTTGTCCAGATGAAGATGATATGGAAGGAGATTCTTTCTTTGATGATCCCATTCCCAAGCCAGAGAAAACTTATGGTTT GAGGAGTGAACCTAGGAAGCAACCAGGAAGCCTGGCCTCGCTCTCGGATGCACCCCCCTTAAAAAGTGGACTCAGCTCCCTGGCGGGGGCCCCTTCCTTAAAAGACTCTGAGA GTAAAAGGGGAAATACGGTTttgaaagatctgaaattgatCAGTGATAAAATTGGATCACTTGGATTAG GAACTGGAGATGATGATGACTATGTGGATGATTTTAACAG TACCAGCCATCGCTCAGAGAAAAGTGAGATAAGTATTGGTGAAGAGATTGAAGAAGACCTTTCTGTGGAAATAGATGACATCAATACCAGTGATAAG CTTGATGACCTCACACAAGACCTGACTGTATCCCAGCTCAGTGATGTTGCAGATTATCTGGAAGATGTTGCATAG